In Paracoccus methylovorus, a genomic segment contains:
- a CDS encoding site-specific integrase, which produces MKNGFPRYAANSASLSATVNKFLTENKLLETPRHSLYGLRHSFEDRMLMGGVDERIRRDLMGHGLKREKYGKGGDMEFVHGLMLPLAL; this is translated from the coding sequence ATGAAAAATGGCTTTCCGCGCTATGCCGCGAACAGCGCGTCACTGAGTGCCACGGTCAACAAGTTCCTGACCGAGAACAAGCTGCTCGAAACCCCACGACACTCACTCTATGGGCTGCGCCACTCTTTTGAGGATCGGATGCTCATGGGGGGAGTGGACGAGCGGATTCGGCGCGATCTGATGGGTCACGGGCTCAAGCGCGAGAAATACGGCAAGGGCGGCGACATGGAGTTTGTCCACGGCCTGATGCTGCCGCTGGCGCTATAG
- a CDS encoding IS5-like element ISPak1 family transposase (programmed frameshift) encodes MSNLFWLTDAQMARLQPFFPKSHGKPRVDDRRVLSGIIFINRNGLRWCDAPKEYGPPKTLYNRWKRWGEKGVFARMMEGLASEAAVPKTVMIDATYLKAHRTASSLRAKKGGPGDQRGRLIGRTKGGMNTKLHAVTDADGRPIRFFMTAGQVSDYSGAAALLGSLPAAEWLLGDRGYDADWFRDALKDKGIKPCIPGRKSRGKPVKYDKRRYKRRNRIEIMFGRLKDWRRVATRYDRCPKVFLSAIALAATVMFWL; translated from the exons ATGAGCAACCTTTTCTGGCTGACGGATGCGCAGATGGCCCGCCTTCAGCCGTTTTTCCCGAAGAGCCACGGCAAGCCGCGCGTCGATGACCGGCGTGTTCTCAGCGGCATTATCTTCATCAATCGCAATGGCTTGCGGTGGTGCGATGCGCCCAAGGAGTATGGTCCACCGAAGACCCTCTATAATCGTTGGAAGCGCTGGGGCGAGAAAGGCGTCTTCGCCCGGATGATGGAAGGCCTGGCCTCCGAGGCGGCCGTTCCGAAGACGGTGATGATAGACGCGACCTATCTGAAGGCGCATCGCACGGCCTCCAGCCTGCGGGCGAAAAAAGGGGGCC CCGGCGACCAGAGGGGCCGCCTGATCGGCCGCACCAAAGGCGGCATGAACACCAAACTGCACGCCGTCACCGACGCTGATGGGCGGCCGATCCGGTTCTTCATGACTGCAGGTCAGGTGAGCGACTACAGCGGTGCTGCGGCCCTGTTGGGCAGCTTGCCGGCGGCAGAATGGCTGCTGGGCGACCGTGGCTATGATGCCGATTGGTTCAGAGATGCGTTGAAAGACAAGGGGATTAAGCCCTGCATACCGGGACGGAAGTCCCGTGGAAAACCCGTCAAGTATGACAAGCGCCGCTACAAACGCCGCAACCGGATCGAGATCATGTTCGGGCGGCTGAAGGACTGGCGACGGGTCGCAACCCGTTACGACAGATGCCCGAAGGTCTTCCTCTCAGCCATCGCCCTCGCCGCAACCGTCATGTTCTGGCTATGA
- a CDS encoding NUDIX domain-containing protein gives MPLLIGPLAHPLMRARLAPQAVMSQPMQGSLIGGGLAGIAPDGWPRLGAGRENLPLWQTDWTPALRRYAAIFGVAPQIHQGREVLGLGEPASNAPEWRPELAAALADWLLGLPHTRPADAIRKRLPMIASWVASRQRAAAETLDLPHIGPNAAERIRIDSIEEPYAEYFSVEAIRLSQHRNDGSWSDPLARAVFVSGDATVVLPWDPVRDRVMLIDQLRAGPLARGDAQPWLYETVAGRVDAGETPEQAARREAVEETGITVSHLFPAPHNYPSPGAIAEYLYLYVGIADLPDDSAGLGGLETEDEDIRSHLVSRAELTRMALAGEIRNGPLLNLALWLELRHREIRCNLGLESKIAPSGLPPSGGGV, from the coding sequence ATGCCGCTGCTGATCGGGCCGCTGGCCCATCCGCTGATGCGCGCGCGCCTTGCCCCGCAGGCCGTCATGTCGCAGCCTATGCAAGGCAGTCTGATCGGGGGCGGGTTGGCCGGGATTGCGCCGGATGGCTGGCCGCGGCTTGGGGCCGGCCGTGAAAACCTGCCGCTCTGGCAAACCGATTGGACGCCCGCCCTGCGCCGCTATGCTGCGATCTTCGGTGTTGCGCCTCAGATCCATCAGGGCAGGGAGGTGCTAGGGCTGGGCGAGCCGGCGAGTAACGCGCCCGAATGGCGACCGGAACTTGCGGCCGCCTTGGCTGACTGGCTGCTGGGCTTGCCTCACACTCGCCCGGCGGATGCGATCCGCAAACGCTTGCCGATGATCGCCAGTTGGGTCGCCTCGCGCCAGCGCGCGGCGGCAGAGACCTTGGACCTGCCCCATATCGGCCCCAATGCGGCTGAACGGATCAGGATCGATTCGATCGAGGAACCCTATGCCGAGTATTTCTCGGTCGAGGCGATCCGGCTTAGCCAGCATCGTAACGATGGCAGTTGGTCCGATCCGCTGGCGCGCGCGGTCTTTGTGTCGGGCGATGCGACGGTGGTTCTGCCTTGGGATCCGGTGCGCGACCGGGTCATGCTGATCGACCAGTTGCGCGCCGGCCCCCTGGCGCGTGGCGATGCGCAGCCGTGGCTTTACGAAACCGTGGCGGGCCGCGTCGATGCGGGTGAGACGCCGGAACAAGCCGCCCGGCGTGAGGCGGTCGAGGAAACCGGCATCACCGTCTCGCACTTGTTTCCGGCGCCGCATAACTACCCAAGCCCCGGCGCTATCGCGGAATATCTTTACCTCTATGTCGGTATTGCCGATCTGCCCGATGACAGCGCGGGACTAGGCGGGCTGGAGACCGAGGACGAGGACATCCGCTCGCATCTGGTTTCGCGGGCCGAACTGACCCGCATGGCGCTGGCGGGTGAGATCCGCAACGGACCACTGCTGAATCTGGCGCTATGGCTGGAGTTGCGGCATCGGGAAATACGTTGCAATCTGGGGCTGGAAAGCAAGATCGCCCCGTCGGGGTTGCCGCCATCGGGGGGCGGCGTATAA